The nucleotide window CATAATAAAGCCCAACCACTACTTCCCTCATAAGAAACGGCGTCGTTACagagagtatttttttttcttttgataaacaGAAAACCTTTCATCGGAACAGCGAATCGTTAGCCATGTCAATAGAAACGATGCCGGAGAACGCGGAGGAGAGAGATCCACAGCAAGAGATTGAAGAGACTACACCGCTGCTCGACGACTTTCAACAACCCGACGGTGAATCGAGGTCAAGGAACGCGGCGGCAAAGGTGCCAGAGGTGGAGATCCATCTATACCGGTGCGGAAAAGGTCCGGTCGACGTGTTCAAGTCGAACCTCGGCGGCTGGGAGCAGGATCAGCTCGAAGTCCGATCTATCCTTGAGAAATACGGATTGAAATCCATCTTCGCTTTCAACGTCAAGAAAGGCCGTGCCGTCCCGATCCGATTTAACCCTAGGAATGGCCGGTCTGTGCTGACTTACAGGGATGGTGCCGTCGTTTTTATCGACGGTGAGCCTCAGGTAATAATTTATATCCTTCCGATGGAGTCCTCTCGACTGTTGGAATCGATTTGTTTTGAGttattttggtttaaattacGATGGTCTCGGTTACTTTCGGTCAAATTTGGTTAGTTTAACTAGTTCGGTTCGGAATTTGGTTAACTTTTTTCTAAAATGAACCGATAACCGATTTTTTAAAAGACTTACCGAATTGAAccgaattatttttaatacttgcCGAATTGAATCGAATTTATAACCGAACCTGGACCAGAAACCAATTTTTTGGTTTGGGTCAAAATCCCGGTCCTAGTTATTTTGGTCAAGTAAAATCACACCAAAGAATCTCAAAGGTAAACAAAAGACAAATGTAGAAACTAGAAAGGAAGCCACAGTACTCTCAATATCTTTGGATTATTGGATACTATTGTAATAAGAAGAAAAACGTTTAAAAGTTGCAATATCCATTGTCTTTTTCAGGATTCTCTGCTCAAACCCATTACAAGAATCGTGCTTGGGGTCGCGATTGTTATGCTGCTAATAACGTTTCTATTGAAAGACCCTCCAGCGTGGATCAAGAACAATATCTCCATGGGGAACTTTCCTCCGTGGGTGCTCGCTTGCATGGTAATAGTATTCACCCGAGCGAGGAAGAGGACCAGAGACTTCTTCAAGAAGTTTGGCTGGTGATATCACAGTCCCTAACATCTTGTCTCTTTGTCTTTGGAAATGTGGTGGAAATTGTAATCCTTCATCGATCATGTAATATAGAGATTCTCTAATCTTAAACCCAACAAGTTCCCTTCCTTGGTAAACACTTGTTGTCTTTGTTAAGCCTTGAGGCGCCAAATTGCTTGCTTTCAGAACCAAGAGGGCAATCATTTTCTCCATTTGCATTTGTTGAACTTTATAGTTTTATGCATTTTCTTGTGT belongs to Brassica rapa cultivar Chiifu-401-42 chromosome A07, CAAS_Brap_v3.01, whole genome shotgun sequence and includes:
- the LOC103830831 gene encoding uncharacterized protein LOC103830831; its protein translation is MSIETMPENAEERDPQQEIEETTPLLDDFQQPDGESRSRNAAAKVPEVEIHLYRCGKGPVDVFKSNLGGWEQDQLEVRSILEKYGLKSIFAFNVKKGRAVPIRFNPRNGRSVLTYRDGAVVFIDGEPQDSLLKPITRIVLGVAIVMLLITFLLKDPPAWIKNNISMGNFPPWVLACMVIVFTRARKRTRDFFKKFGW